The DNA region ACCTCAATAACATGCTCCATCAAGTTTTCTCCACAGTCGGCTACATTCTGTACACGTCAACTACCATCACGAAATACCACCCTACACCGGATTTCTATCAAAGGCGGTCGGCCCATTCTTAAACCTGCAATTATTTGTACTTCACTTTTACAAAATACTGCTCATTGCGTCTTTTTTGTCAACCAAGTATgaacaagaaagaaaggCGTCATGATCGAGCCAATCGCCCTGCTTGCCATGCTTTCTGCGCCGGTAGGGTGCGGCTGGAAGGTAATCCCTTTCGCAAATAGCCAAAAGGCCTCGTAATGAATCCATATTTGAATTATGACGCAGTAGAATGGATACGAGACGATTTGCCAAGCCAGAGTGAGCGGATCCATTCCTTTGCGGTGGACGTTCATAGTGGCCAAAAACTGCAAAGAGCCGTCCACTCGTTTCATTCCAGTGGCAACGTGAATATTTGACGGTATGCCACCGCCATCAAAATCCCGAAAGACCCAATCATAGACATAATCCATTTCCATAAAGGGTGAAACGTGAAAATTCTTTTGAAAGACATAGTTCGTGGAATCTTCCCTTCGCGATACGGTCTTAATGTCCTCACTGTCTGGATGCAAGACGTAGCAATACATTTCGTTCCAAGGCGTGTTGGAAACTTCCGCAACGATCGCAGCCGTTGTACTGTTTGAAGAATTATCGAGCAGATAGTAGAAGCTGACTGGATTGAAGCAGTAGCCGTAGTAGGATAGATGAGTTACCAACACAATTCGATGCGTCTTGTCAGAAGGTTGGAATTTCCCGTTGGTCTTCAGAGCAACAAATTCATAGATTTTTTGGCTCAAGAGCGATGAATTGCGGAGGCGTCTCTGTCCACTACTCCTTTGTACTTGTGCAGTGTGGCCTTTTAAATGATCTGTAGGTCGATACGATATGATCCACGACAGCGGCCACAGTTGTTTTTCAAACAAGCCATTGTCCTCATCCTCGACTTCTTGCAAATCTAGTGCAAATATAAACAGGGGATACGTGAATGCGTGCTTGGTGGGTCGGTGTCGGGTATGCCACACACGACCAACGAAGAGCGAAGACCGTCGAGACTTCCATACACACGCTGGTTGGCGAAGTCTGGCAATTTGTGCCAGAATCAACGGTAACGCCAACAACGTGACCAGTATCAGAGCGATGCAAACGAAAACATAGCCCACAAAATGTAGCACATATGAAGAGACCGACACGCCCGCCATGGCGACTCGTGATGTGCTGTTCTCTGCAAAATATGGCAAATCAAGATGATACAACGGATTTTGCGGGCTATCTACAAAGGACGCCCAAAATCGGTACGGTTAGTGACAGAGATGCATCAATCTCGAAGCAAGTCCCGTTTGGATGGAAATAATTCTAATTGGCAGTGACTCCAAATTTGTCGCAGATCATGTAATGGATATCGAGCTAGTAGTCGCAAACAAAGTCATCCCCAAAAGACACAACCGGAGGACAGACATTTTCAAGGAGGATACATAGAGTATCATCCTTCTATTTTCCTGTCCTGCCAGCATCGTACGACTCCACGCTAATCGATGAAGGGTCTTTCAAACATCTAACTGCAAATCGGCACAACCGCTTTCAACCAAGTGGATAGCAGAGGAAAGAGATTGTATCGTCAGCTACAGTAAATAAAATGGGAAATTCGGCCTCATCAACAGTCGGCATGATTGATGGCGGCCAAACAGAAGTTCGGTGCGCTTACAGGTTCTGGGCAGCAGGAAGAGCCGAAGACAACCAAGGCACCGGCGGCGCGAAAGGGCATCCAACAACAGCGCAAAGAACGAGATGCTGAAGACCAGCTTAAGAAAGCAAACCGAGACGCAAAGAAGGGaagcatttcgaaaaagTGGGCAGAGAATAAAGCTCGCGAGCGATCGTAAAAGGGAAAGCGAAACGGAGCTTACAACGAATCCTGATCCGTAGCAGTGCAGAAGGCGAATCCTAAACTGCAGTATAAGAAAGGACTTGGAACTCAAAGCCTACCCCTATGAAAGACCCCTCTTTGATACGCTCAGTGTGTTTGCAAGTCACGCGGATCTGTGATAATTGTGCTGAACGTGCCATAAATCGGTTTCAAAAATGACTTGTTTGTTGACTTTAGTGACatgaaaaaaaaatccaCACATGCTCGTTATCTTCTCCTTTCATAATATTTGCGGAGCCATGAAACGAAATTTCAGTTGTGAGTTGCCCCAGAAGCGGTGTAAATTCAATGGACGGCCGACTAAAGTACAACGCAAACAATATATTGCTTTCTAGAAGTATCGTTGTAGTTCAGGTGTGGGCTATGCTCCACTGAAGACCACATTTTAGTCCGTAAGAATGTCAGAGTGGACTCCTTCAAGTAACATCCAGTCTGCCGAGCTATCTAGCGACAGCACTGTTCGGCGGTGGCCAGGCATCTTTACCATCAGGTGGCTGGTAATTTATATGAATGGGCCGGCCCAACACTTTTTGACCCGACTTCGCGACTGCTCGAGCCGCTGCTTCCGGGGATTCCATTTCGGCCCAGCCTTGTCCAAAGAACTGATTCGTTTTGCGATCCATGCGCCAAAGAATGTGCGTGATTCCCGGAAGAAATTCCGACAAAACATCGTCCGTCATGCTCTTCCGGCACATGTTTTTCAGAAAGAGTCGCGTGGTACCGCCTGAGTTCGTGGGCGCTTTGGTCTCCGTATCCCTATTTGCTAACAACAGTCCTTTAGCCCCAACCCGAGCCTCGTATTCATCAATCTGCTGCTGTTCTTTCGCCCGCATTTCCTTTTTTGAAAATACCTTCTGTTCCACGCAGAGGTCGCATCGTACAAACCGATCCAGTTTCCTAATCTTGTCCTTGTCTGCCTGCATACAATGTCGACATATCAAACTGGGAACGCCACAAGCTGGGCAGCGCCGCTTGCCTCCGTACTTATCCCAAGGTTTCAGACATGCTTCGCATTTTCCCATTGGCTGCGCgaaacttttcctttcttctACTACCGGAGGGGCGTGTGCAAAGCGCTTGTCGAAAACATAGTTTTTGCCTTGCCAGTAGCCACCGTCGGGAAAGGCTTTGAAGTATTTGTCAATGCCACCCTGCAGTTGGTACACGCCTTTAATGTTCAGGTCTTTGACCGTGGGGTCTGTATCCATCTTATACTTCAACAAGGCTGACGCACGTTCACAACGGATCCCACCGGTACAATACATGAGCACTTGCTTTCCTTTGAgagtttcttttgttttaGGGTCGTCCAACCAGACTGGAAATTCTGTGCTTTTGCGCATTTTCGGATCAATCCATTGCGGTCCATTGGGTTTTGATGGGTCGCTTGGTGGTTGGAAATGTCCAATCGTCGCTTCGTAATGATTACGAACGTCAATGACGACCGTGTCATCTTCCGCCAGCTTTGTATGGTAGTCTTCCGGCTCGAGATGCGTCCCGTGGTATTGCTGAATCGGCGGCGCCTTGGCACCATCCAAACCGTAATGCACCAGTTCCGTAACAGGAATCATTTTGAGATTGGAAAAGCGCTGCGCATCGGGAAGGTCGTGCGTAAGCTTGAATTCGGTCGGTTCGAAGCATTCCGGTTTCCAACGACGCAACGAGCGACAAAAGGTCAAAATACCATCCCTTGAGCCAGTAAGTGTACAGTTGAGCCCTTCACGCGCAATTCTCATACGCCCACTAATGTTGGCTTGCTTTCCAAGCTGTTCTACGTGAGATAAAGCGTATTTGTACACTTCGTTAGACCAGGGCGGTTCCACGTACTGGTAAAAGAGCAAGAGAGTGACTTTATGGAACTGCGACTCCTGGCTTGTTTGCTCTTTCGCGACAAACTCCTGTGCAGATGATTCAACCATCGGTCGTTCCTCACACGTGCTGGAGTGACGGCGTTTCTTTCCGGCTGGTTGCTGCATTTTATCAGTTGAGGGATCTGAGGTGATGCTTGTCTCCGAGGACGTCCGAGAtcgctttttcttttcctttttctctcgttttcttcgtttcttctcctgcttttcttcctttctcttctttgcaTCGTCTTCCATTATTGACATTTCCTTGGTTTCTTGAATTGGAGTGGTATCTTCTGAAGACGACGGCGCAGGTGATTTGGATTTGCCCATGGTGAAAGTCACCACTTTTGGCTACGAATTGTTGGCGGGTTTCTTGGTTCCGCCGAAAAATCCAAGCCCGAAAGCGGACAGACCCGACTTTTCTGCTAGGGTTGGATTctatcactgtcaattcccGACCGTCGTCCGGGTCTTTCATGAGACCAATGTAGGTAATTttctactcacagtcacctaCATCTGCGACTGCCGATGAAACAGTCAAAATCACAGTTACTGTCAACTTGGCACGGAACTCAGTCAACGAATCATTTTTCCGTGGTGGTTTTGATCTGGCCTTGCTCGGGGATGCGCAGTTTCTGGTGAATTGCAGGGTCTTCTGTAAAGAAGGACTGACTGACCTTGAACTAGCTTACGGGCGGTGAACATTGGGTATTTTGGTAGgcttttactgttatttCAACTCAGCGAGAAAACAGTTCGTCGCTCAAGTTGCTTCGTTTCTTGATCATCCGTTTGAGTTGTGGGGAACACATCGCCACGAAAATTTTCCAGTGATGGTTTTGGTTGTATCAAACAAGAAACGCGTACGAATGCGGATGCACAGGCTACTGCTCGCATACGGTGCGTTCTTGCTGATAGCACAGCATTGCTTTCCTAACGGCGTGACGTCGTTGTCCTTACAATATACACCGACAGTGGCAACGCACCGTTCACGTCTATCGCTTGCGAATTGCGACGTCCAAGAGGATCCGGAGAGTCTTGGCGAGTCTAAAGTGGTGGTCGTGGTGGGTGCGGGGGTGGCAGGGTTGGCCGCCGCATGGACCTTGCTGCAACAGCCGCAGCAGTCAACTAGAGGAATCGCTACGCATTCAGAATTCCGTGACGAAAAAGAGCATCCACTGAAAGTCTTGGTACTGGAAGCAAAGGATCGGGTTGGTGGAAGACTTTGGTCCGTGCCAATGAGTCAGGGCACAACTACCACGAAGCTCGGTGAAAATGCGAACACTTCGACAGTACGTCAGCAGCAGACGAACGAGGCAACCATTGTGGACCTTGGTGGCATGTACTGGCACGGCGACTCGCCCGTGCTTCAACATCTGCAAAGTTGCTTTCCGACCTTTGAAACGGTAGCTTCGGGAGGAACTTCTCAGCATCCTGGTAGAAGTGGAGCCCAATGGTTGATGTACGATGAAAATGGAAATCTACAGCCGTTACCCCTCAACGAACAAGCCCAGATTCAAGTCTTGTATGATCGTTGGGACGAGCACATGTGCGCTGAGTACGCTACTCATCGTCGTCAGGACCGTTTGCTTCGCAAATTTATGGAGCTGGATACGCCCAAGTTGTTGTCAGGCTGGTCGCAGATATTCTTAGAGAAATTGAGTGTCAGGGAACAATCCTTGCTCCAATTTCAACTCGACATGGCGTTTGGTCTCGACGGAGGCATCCCTTTGGCGGGACACGCTCTGCGGGGACTTGATAGTGATTGGGATTGGATCCAATATAAGGGTGAAGATCGAGTTTCAAAACAAGGTATGCAACACGTCATGAAGGAACTATCGGATGACATTGTAGCAAAAGGAGGCACGGTCCAAACTGAGCAACGTGTGACACGAATTCAGTACGCGTCTTCTTCACTGGAGTACAAGGTCACCATCACGACCGAATCTGGTACCCAATACTATGCCGACGCTTGTATTGTAGCGTTGCCGCTGGGTGTTCTGAAAGCATCTTCGTCGGTCCTTTTCGATCCAGCATTGCCAAGCCGCAAACAATCCACTTTGGATCGTGCGGCTGTCGGAGCTCTGAATACGGTAGCCGTACGATGGAATCGTCCAGTGTGTGCCCGAAACACAACAGCGTATTATCTGGTAGGAGACAAGTACCCGCAGAATCCATTGAGGAACGGGTATGTCTGTTCCGGAAATCTACGTGGTGACGACCCGACCGTCACGCAGTTTTACCTCTCCGAAACTTGTTTCGATTTTGACGACATGACATATTGGAAGACGCAAGCACTCGAGATTGTCCAAGATCTGATGCCTGGTGAACCAAAACTTGCTTTGGATGATATTTTGGACATCAAGGTTTCACAATGGCATTTGGATCCGGATATTCGTGGATCCTACTCAGCACCAGCTACGAATACTCGGGGTAACATGGATCGTAAGCGTTTAGCGGAATCTGTGGACCGAGCTCTATTCTTTGCTGGTGAACACACACACTATGAAGGACGCTATCAAAGTATTGATGGAGCCTACGAAACGGGAGTACGAGCTGCTGCCGAAGTTGCGGACGCCCTCGTTGATCGGTTGCATCACAGTAGGGAGCGAGGAGTTAACACGGCAGGATTTTAATTCTCAAGCGCATTCAGGCGTctcgacttcttccggtCTTCTCGATTAACCCATCGTCCTATAGCTTTCAAGATTTCATCGACTAAGAGAATGGGTGCAGCCCAGGAGATAACCAGGGCCCAGTCATCGATCGAAAGAGGTACCTGTATAAGTCAACATTGGAGTTAAGGAAATAAGTTGGATGAATTAATACAAGACGAAAACTATCACAGCAGAACAAATAAACATACCATGCCGAAGCTTTCTCCGAGAGCTGGAATACCGAGGTCTGAGCTGTAAAGAACCATAAGATGTAGCAAAAAAGGGCCGGACACTCCGAGTATTAACCACTTGTTTTCTTGAGGTCCGACTCGGAAAATCGAATCATCCATGGAAACTGCCGATAAGGCCTTTAACATTTCCATACAAACTAAAGTAGTCAACGCTAGAGTTTGAGGTAGCATACGAGCTGAGCCCTGGAATAGATCTGTGCAAGAAGCTGATTCTGTAGGCGGTGTCCAAAACTCGCCACATTGACTCCATGTTGCCAATTGAGCCAACGTTATGCCCTGCGACAGATAGTGTTGGGCAAAAATTCCAATCGTTGCGAGTCCAACGTATAACCCTGTAATACAATAGCGCGTCAATAACCATCGAGTCATAATTGGCTCGTCGCTGGGCCGCGGCGGCTGCTCCATGAGATCAGGTGCCGGTGGATTGAAGCCGAGTGCAGTTGCAGGTGGTCCATCCGTTACGAGGTTGACCCACAATAAATGCATCGCAGTCAAAGGTTCTGGGAAGCCAGCAAGAGTAGCAAAAAAAATTGCGCAAATCTCCCCAATATTACAACTAATCAAGAAACAAATGAACGCTTGCATGTTGGAGTATATACGTCGCCCTTCTTCGACAGCACTGACAATCGTTGAAAAATTGTCATCGGCAAGTATCATGTCAGCAGCATTTTTCGAAACTTCCGTCCCGGTGATTCCCATTGCAATTCCAATAGCAGCTTGCTGTAAGGCAGGAGCGTCATTCACTCCATCCCCAGTCATTGCAGGAATCTCGTCTAAATTTTGTAGCATTTTCACCAACTTCTGCTTGTCTGCTGGCTCGGCTCGGCAGAAAACAATGTTACCTTCTCTAAGAATCTCCAGTTGCTCACGTTCCGCCTTGAGGAAGAACTCGCGGCCTTCATACGCTTTGAGTGGTCGTCCATCGTCTACTGGGGAGAAGATGTTCACATCCCTGGCAATCGCAATAGCGGTATCTTTTGCATCGCCCGTAATCATCATTACACGGATCCCCGCGCGTGTGCATTGCTTCATACTTTCCGCAACTTCTGGACGCGCGGGGTCCTTTATGCCAACGATACCAACTAACGTTAACCCGGATTCGACACTTCTGTAATTGGTTGGATCCGACAAGAGAGGATGCCGGGAAACGGCACGGTCATTGTCTGGCTCAAAAGATTTCAAGCTGTCGTCCAGTTCGTCTTGATCCTTAATTGCCAAAGCGAGACAACGAAGAGGTCGAGCAGCCATTTTTGATACCTGATCTTCGATGGATCGTCGGAGAGCGCCCGTCATGGGAGCAATGGTTCCGTCACGGAACTTTACATTCGTGCAGCGTTCAATGAGTAAATTGGGAGCACCCTTGATTAGAAGACGATTGCCGGCCTTCCTTGATTTGACGCCAGAGCGATAGGCTGCCGCCCCAGGATAATCTCCTTTAGAAAATCCACACAAAACAGACATAGATTTCCGGTCTCGACTAAACTCCAAAGTAGCTAGGCGCGGATGAGCCTCGCGCCATGACTCAACGTTGGCACTGGCCAATACACTAGGCGGGACATCGAAATGCAATCCTTTTTTATCTAAGCGGCCCTTTTCCAGGTAGTGAGACATTCCTCCGAGCTTTTCGGCAAGAATACAAAGAGCCGCTTCAGTTGGCTCGCCGACACGTTGAAAGGCTTTCTCCGTATTTttgactttcttttcttttcccGTCTTTACATCCTTCGTACCTTTGAATGTCATGCCAATACTTCGGTTGGCGGTCTTACCGGAGGGGTCATTAATTTCGTCTTCAGACTCAAGTA from Phaeodactylum tricornutum CCAP 1055/1 chromosome 18, whole genome shotgun sequence includes:
- a CDS encoding predicted protein: MAGVSVSSYVLHFVGYVFVCIALILVTLLALPLILAQIARLRQPACVWKSRRSSLFVGRVWHTRHRPTKHAFTYPLFIFALDLQEVEDEDNGLFEKQLWPLSWIISYRPTDHLKGHTAQVQRSSGQRRLRNSSLLSQKIYEFVALKTNGKFQPSDKTHRIVLVTHLSYYGYCFNPVSFYYLLDNSSNSTTAAIVAEVSNTPWNEMYCYVLHPDSEDIKTVSRREDSTNYVFQKNFHVSPFMEMDYVYDWVFRDFDGGGIPSNIHVATGMKRVDGSLQFLATMNVHRKGMDPLTLAWQIVSYPFYCVIIQIWIHYEAFWLFAKGITFQPHPTGAESMASRAIGSIMTPFFLVHTWLTKKTQ
- a CDS encoding predicted protein, whose protein sequence is MGKSKSPAPSSSEDTTPIQETKEMSIMEDDAKKRKEEKQEKKRRKREKKEKKKRSRTSSETSITSDPSTDKMQQPAGKKRRHSSTCEERPMVESSAQEFVAKEQTSQESQFHKVTLLLFYQYVEPPWSNEVYKYALSHVEQLGKQANISGRMRIAREGLNCTLTGSRDGILTFCRSLRRWKPECFEPTEFKLTHDLPDAQRFSNLKMIPVTELVHYGLDGAKAPPIQQYHGTHLEPEDYHTKLAEDDTVVIDVRNHYEATIGHFQPPSDPSKPNGPQWIDPKMRKSTEFPVWLDDPKTKETLKGKQVLMYCTGGIRCERASALLKYKMDTDPTVKDLNIKGVYQLQGGIDKYFKAFPDGGYWQGKNYVFDKRFAHAPPVVEERKSFAQPMGKCEACLKPWDKYGGKRRCPACGVPSLICRHCMQADKDKIRKLDRFVRCDLCVEQKVFSKKEMRAKEQQQIDEYEARVGAKGLLLANRDTETKAPTNSGGTTRLFLKNMCRKSMTDDVLSEFLPGITHILWRMDRKTNQFFGQGWAEMESPEAAARAVAKSGQKVLGRPIHINYQPPDGKDAWPPPNSAVAR
- a CDS encoding flavin-containing amine oxidase (A flavoprotein (FAD). Acts on primary amines, and usually also on some secondary and tertiary amines.), with amino-acid sequence MVLVVSNKKRVRMRMHRLLLAYGAFLLIAQHCFPNGVTSLSLQYTPTVATHRSRLSLANCDVQEDPESLGESKVVVVVGAGVAGLAAAWTLLQQPQQSTRGIATHSEFRDEKEHPLKVLVLEAKDRVGGRLWSVPMSQGTTTTKLGENANTSTVRQQQTNEATIVDLGGMYWHGDSPVLQHLQSCFPTFETVASGGTSQHPGRSGAQWLMYDENGNLQPLPLNEQAQIQVLYDRWDEHMCAEYATHRRQDRLLRKFMELDTPKLLSGWSQIFLEKLSVREQSLLQFQLDMAFGLDGGIPLAGHALRGLDSDWDWIQYKGEDRVSKQGMQHVMKELSDDIVAKGGTVQTEQRVTRIQYASSSLEYKVTITTESGTQYYADACIVALPLGVLKASSSVLFDPALPSRKQSTLDRAAVGALNTVAVRWNRPVCARNTTAYYLVGDKYPQNPLRNGYVCSGNLRGDDPTVTQFYLSETCFDFDDMTYWKTQALEIVQDLMPGEPKLALDDILDIKVSQWHLDPDIRGSYSAPATNTRGNMDRKRLAESVDRALFFAGEHTHYEGRYQSIDGAYETGVRAAAEVADALVDRLHHSRERGVNTAGF
- a CDS encoding probable serca-type calcium ATPase (Member of Ca-ATPase family, high homology to sarcoplasmic-endoplasmic reticulum type (ATP2A-type). Good EST support.) codes for the protein EGLSESQASARLVQFGKNSLEQSKSKSTWQLILEQFEDRLVQILLVVALLSGVFSYFEVRQSATAAAELATDEALWKSFVEPLVILAILVVNAAVGVWQSQSASDSLDALQRMQSATATVLRDGVWKSSLEASDLVPGDIIELRVGDKIPADSRLLSLQSSSLQIDEGSLTGESVTVGKLPGDEGRADSPNRPVQDQKGMLYSGTMVTSGSGKAVVVQTGMTTQFGKIQQGVTAAKAEQPKTPLAIKLDEFGETLTIIIGVICLAVWIVSIPKMNDPSFGSVWVGAVYYAKVAVALGVAAIPEGLPAVITLCLSLGTRRMAERNVIVRKLQSVETLGCTSVICTDKTGTLTTNEMTVVSLVLLEHDEVGEVSIRERIVEGFSYSPVGEVEGIQYNKEVKEDPLGSVADVAAVCALCNDAKILGIDSEKAFQRVGEPTEAALCILAEKLGGMSHYLEKGRLDKKGLHFDVPPSVLASANVESWREAHPRLATLEFSRDRKSMSVLSYRSGVKSRKAGNRLLIKGAPNLLIERCTNVKFRDGTIAPMTGALRRSIEDQVSKMAARPLRCLALAIKDQDELDDSLKSFEPDNDRAVSRHPLLSDPTNYRSVESGLTLVGIVGIKDPARPEVAESMKQCTRAGIRVMMITGDAKDTAIAIARDVNIFSPVDDGRPLKAYEGREFFLKAEREQLEILREGNIVFCRAEPADKQKLVKMLQNLDEIPAMTGDGVNDAPALQQAAIGIAMGITGTEVSKNAADMILADDNFSTIVSAVEEGRRIYSNMQAFICFLISCNIGEICAIFFATLAGFPEPLTAMHLLWVNLVTDGPPATALGFNPPAPDLMEQPPRPSDEPIMTRWLLTRYCITGLYVGLATIGIFAQHYLSQGITLAQLATWSQCGEFWTPPTESASCTDLFQGSARMLPQTLALTTLVCMEMLKALSAVSMDDSIFRVGPQENKWLILGVSGPFLLHLMVLYSSDLGIPALGESFGMVPLSIDDWALVISWAAPILLVDEILKAIGRWVNREDRKK